In Bradyrhizobium erythrophlei, a single genomic region encodes these proteins:
- a CDS encoding peptidylprolyl isomerase, with product MREPLLHFLFAGALIFAIYQLLNPTANRTDRTNQIALTKDDLRQLAVQWLAQGRPLPTADQMHALIEQRVSEEILSREAVALGLDKDDEIIKRRLAQKMDFLAADIATLQDPGEAELRAWYTQNSGRFALPPRASFRHLYFSFDRPGARDRAAGILDKISGKPADTPEVATVADPFMFQDYYAERAPDQIAKEFGPGFAKAVFQLKPGAWQGPIQSGYGWHLVFVDAIEPDRVPLFEEVEPDVKSAWLDQKQSEIKRIAYEAMRARYTVVVPPIESVDFGSLRNPQAPIASTGVLPQ from the coding sequence TTGCGGGAACCCCTGCTGCATTTCCTTTTTGCCGGTGCGCTGATCTTCGCGATCTATCAATTGTTGAACCCGACCGCCAACCGGACAGACCGAACCAATCAGATCGCGCTCACCAAGGACGATCTCCGCCAATTGGCGGTGCAATGGCTCGCGCAAGGTCGGCCACTGCCGACGGCTGATCAGATGCACGCTCTGATCGAGCAGCGGGTAAGCGAGGAGATTCTCTCCCGTGAAGCCGTGGCGCTTGGGCTCGACAAGGACGACGAGATCATCAAGCGCCGGTTGGCTCAGAAGATGGATTTTCTCGCAGCAGATATTGCCACTTTGCAGGATCCCGGCGAGGCCGAACTCAGGGCCTGGTACACGCAGAATTCGGGTCGCTTTGCGCTTCCGCCGCGCGCGAGCTTTCGCCACCTGTACTTCTCCTTCGATCGACCTGGTGCTCGCGACAGGGCTGCTGGAATACTCGACAAGATCTCCGGTAAGCCGGCCGATACACCTGAGGTCGCTACGGTTGCCGACCCCTTCATGTTCCAGGACTACTACGCCGAACGCGCTCCCGACCAGATCGCCAAGGAGTTTGGCCCGGGTTTCGCGAAAGCGGTGTTTCAGCTCAAGCCCGGTGCATGGCAGGGGCCGATCCAGTCGGGCTATGGCTGGCATCTCGTCTTCGTCGACGCTATCGAGCCGGACCGGGTGCCTTTGTTCGAGGAAGTCGAGCCCGACGTCAAATCCGCCTGGCTGGATCAAAAGCAGAGCGAGATCAAACGGATTGCATACGAGGCGATGCGTGCGCGCTACACGGTCGTGGTCCCGCCCATCGAATCGGTCGACTTCGGGAGCCTGCGGAATCCTCAGGCGCCAATCGCGTCGACAGGCGTGTTGCCGCAGTGA
- a CDS encoding DUF3604 domain-containing protein translates to MIASPALAQVNPLRDAYFGELHVHTSWSLDAWLFGNRVTDPGDAYKYFKGETIKHPLGYDIKIETPLDFAGVTDHSEYVGVMKLANDPGSPISKLPAAAPLILKNNSPEEVQRVYLYGANLLGGAPVKALASPEIAHTIWEQNVQLADKANEPGKFTAFCSYEWTSMPNNMNLHRNVFFKDCAHVPAMPFSSLDSPDPTDLWTWMDGQRKAGNELLAISHNANLSDGRMYPTDVDLKGRPIDKVYAESRMRNEPLIELKQIKGQSETHPLLSPNDEFANFEILTYLLGDPSGRIPHVIGSYARQALKDGLALEDTKGFNPYRFGFGAASDSHDTGVPYRQDNFFGAHGIADATIETRMSGHLFAGLDVRMEGPAGLTGVWAEENTRESIFNAMKRKETFAVSGPHIKVRFFGGWNYAETATAEQRRAFWKSVPDWIKDRDWVKAAYAQGVAMGGDLTPMPAGDKTPSFAVWAVKDPTSGNLDRIQVIKGWTKSGQSFEKVFDVAWAGDREPDKWTGRVPPIASTVDVEKATYTNSSGAVELKTVWTDPEFDPGVPAFYYARVLEVPTPRWTTIQAAKLGIAPPDVVAATVQERAWSSPIWYSPTAEAQKIAKAGLTVDDLMKQGAVALNDAQLKALIVDKSPWLQNNVTGTKFKITYSASGAANATQTLTPIDPTYVTSKLAQNQGQSLIDHAGRGVVQPSAVGDPAGASYLGTPSPYYVNNGKIVTVIAGTPIEVTAYKLGDKYYGARSNEFGFANYEIIPAVPELSPLPGKPVLR, encoded by the coding sequence CTGATCGCTTCACCCGCGTTAGCTCAGGTCAACCCGCTCCGCGATGCGTATTTCGGCGAGCTGCATGTCCACACCAGCTGGTCGCTGGATGCGTGGTTGTTCGGCAATCGCGTGACGGATCCCGGCGATGCCTACAAATATTTCAAGGGCGAGACCATCAAGCATCCGCTCGGCTACGACATCAAGATCGAGACGCCGCTCGACTTCGCGGGCGTCACCGATCACTCCGAATATGTCGGTGTGATGAAGTTGGCCAATGATCCCGGTTCGCCGATTAGCAAGCTGCCAGCCGCGGCGCCGCTGATCCTCAAGAACAACAGCCCAGAAGAGGTGCAAAGAGTTTATCTCTACGGCGCCAATTTGCTCGGTGGCGCCCCGGTCAAGGCGCTCGCGAGTCCCGAGATCGCGCACACGATCTGGGAACAGAACGTCCAACTCGCGGACAAGGCCAATGAACCCGGCAAGTTCACCGCCTTCTGCAGCTATGAGTGGACATCCATGCCGAACAACATGAACCTCCACCGCAATGTCTTCTTCAAGGATTGCGCCCATGTGCCGGCGATGCCGTTCAGTTCGCTCGATTCGCCTGACCCGACCGACCTGTGGACCTGGATGGACGGACAGCGCAAGGCGGGCAACGAACTTCTCGCAATCTCGCACAACGCCAACCTGTCGGATGGGCGCATGTATCCAACCGACGTCGACCTAAAGGGGCGACCGATCGACAAAGTCTACGCTGAATCCCGGATGCGCAATGAACCTCTGATCGAGCTCAAGCAGATCAAGGGGCAATCGGAGACCCACCCTCTGCTCTCGCCCAATGACGAATTCGCCAATTTCGAGATCCTTACTTATCTCCTCGGCGATCCCTCCGGCCGCATTCCGCATGTCATCGGCAGCTATGCCCGCCAGGCTCTAAAGGATGGGCTCGCACTCGAAGACACCAAGGGCTTCAACCCCTACAGGTTCGGTTTCGGCGCCGCTTCCGACTCGCACGACACCGGGGTGCCTTATCGCCAGGACAACTTCTTCGGGGCCCATGGAATCGCCGACGCAACCATCGAGACGCGGATGTCGGGACATCTGTTCGCCGGCCTCGATGTGCGCATGGAAGGCCCCGCCGGGCTCACCGGGGTGTGGGCGGAGGAGAACACGCGCGAGTCGATCTTCAACGCCATGAAGCGCAAGGAGACCTTCGCGGTCAGCGGCCCGCACATCAAGGTTCGCTTCTTCGGCGGCTGGAATTATGCCGAGACTGCGACGGCCGAGCAGCGGCGGGCGTTCTGGAAGTCCGTGCCGGACTGGATCAAGGATCGCGATTGGGTCAAGGCTGCCTATGCGCAGGGTGTGGCCATGGGCGGGGACCTCACCCCCATGCCCGCTGGCGACAAGACACCGTCATTCGCGGTGTGGGCAGTCAAGGATCCCACGTCTGGCAATCTCGACCGCATCCAGGTCATCAAGGGCTGGACCAAGAGCGGTCAAAGCTTCGAGAAGGTCTTCGACGTCGCCTGGGCGGGTGACCGTGAGCCCGACAAGTGGACAGGTCGCGTGCCGCCGATCGCAAGCACCGTCGACGTCGAAAAAGCCACATACACGAACAGCAGCGGCGCGGTCGAACTGAAGACCGTGTGGACCGATCCTGAGTTCGATCCGGGCGTTCCGGCGTTCTACTATGCGCGTGTGCTCGAGGTTCCGACGCCGCGCTGGACGACGATCCAGGCCGCGAAACTCGGCATCGCGCCGCCCGACGTGGTGGCGGCAACCGTACAAGAGCGGGCGTGGAGTTCCCCAATCTGGTACAGCCCGACCGCCGAGGCGCAGAAAATCGCCAAGGCTGGTCTCACCGTCGACGATCTCATGAAGCAGGGGGCAGTCGCGCTCAACGATGCTCAGCTGAAGGCGCTGATCGTCGACAAGTCCCCGTGGCTGCAGAACAACGTCACCGGCACGAAGTTCAAGATCACCTATAGCGCGTCGGGGGCGGCCAATGCGACGCAAACGCTCACGCCGATCGATCCGACGTATGTGACGTCAAAACTCGCCCAAAATCAGGGTCAGAGCCTGATCGATCACGCCGGCCGTGGCGTTGTCCAGCCAAGCGCCGTCGGCGATCCGGCGGGGGCCAGCTATCTCGGCACGCCCTCGCCCTATTACGTCAACAATGGCAAGATCGTCACCGTGATCGCCGGCACGCCGATCGAAGTCACCGCCTACAAGCTGGGAGACAAGTATTACGGCGCCCGCAGCAACGAGTTCGGCTTCGCGAATTACGAGATCATCCCGGCAGTGCCCGAACTCAGTCCGTTGCCGGGTAAGCCGGTGCTGCGCTGA
- a CDS encoding DUF1254 domain-containing protein: MLTKRDLLRSAALAAIIASTAKSFPLHAQTSADRPGFFKAKDIAEAGFIYGLPIVMNYGVMYEYAVDRNSGQFKAPFNQLKNEPNVFTYKDTAIPTPNSDTPYSFVWMDLRAEPVVLSVPAVDPRRYYSVMLCDGNTYNYGYIGSRATGSEAGDYMVVGPNWKGATPPGIKKVFRSSTQFSVAGYRTQLFNLDDLDNVKKVQAGYKVQTLSTYLKQPGTVAAAAGIDFPKIDKELVKTNFFEYLDFALQFAPAQENEKEMRAQLARIGVGPGKTMNFKDLSIEDKLEIGLGMKEGDRKVDGAVANAGKAVNGWRVSGLPGDSTHYNGDWLMRAAAAKAGIYGNDPAEATYPITRIDSDGQTLDGSKRNYTLTFPPGQQPPVNAFWSLTMYDGKTQLLIENPINRYLINSPMLPNMKTNADGSLTLYIQNKSPGADKEANWLPAPNGTIYLVMRLYWPKAEAPSILPPGEGTWQPPAIARAT; this comes from the coding sequence ATGTTGACGAAACGCGATCTTCTTCGTTCCGCCGCCTTGGCTGCAATCATTGCCTCAACAGCGAAGTCCTTCCCGTTGCACGCACAGACGAGCGCCGACCGCCCCGGCTTTTTCAAGGCAAAAGACATCGCGGAAGCAGGTTTCATCTATGGTTTGCCGATCGTGATGAATTACGGCGTCATGTATGAATACGCCGTCGATCGCAATTCGGGGCAGTTCAAGGCCCCGTTCAATCAGCTCAAGAACGAGCCCAACGTCTTCACCTACAAAGACACAGCCATTCCCACGCCGAACAGCGATACTCCCTATTCGTTCGTCTGGATGGATTTGCGGGCAGAGCCCGTCGTCTTGTCGGTCCCGGCGGTAGACCCGAGGCGCTACTACTCGGTCATGCTCTGCGACGGCAATACCTACAACTACGGCTATATCGGCAGCCGGGCCACTGGAAGCGAAGCCGGCGACTACATGGTGGTCGGGCCGAATTGGAAGGGCGCAACGCCACCCGGGATCAAGAAGGTGTTTCGGTCAAGCACACAATTTTCGGTGGCCGGGTATCGCACCCAGCTTTTCAACCTGGACGACCTCGACAACGTCAAGAAGGTCCAGGCCGGCTACAAGGTGCAGACACTTTCCACCTATCTCAAGCAGCCGGGTACGGTAGCTGCCGCGGCGGGCATCGACTTTCCGAAGATCGACAAGGAGCTCGTGAAGACGAATTTCTTCGAATACCTCGACTTTGCGTTGCAGTTTGCGCCCGCGCAAGAAAATGAAAAGGAGATGCGCGCCCAGCTTGCACGCATCGGCGTTGGGCCGGGCAAGACCATGAATTTCAAGGACCTCTCAATTGAGGACAAGCTTGAGATTGGCTTGGGTATGAAAGAAGGCGATCGAAAGGTTGACGGGGCTGTCGCCAATGCCGGCAAGGCGGTCAATGGCTGGCGGGTAAGTGGACTACCGGGCGACAGTACCCACTACAATGGCGACTGGTTGATGCGCGCTGCCGCCGCGAAGGCCGGGATCTACGGCAACGATCCCGCGGAAGCGACCTATCCAATCACACGCATCGATAGCGACGGCCAGACGCTCGACGGTAGCAAACGTAATTACACGCTGACGTTCCCGCCCGGTCAGCAGCCGCCCGTGAACGCTTTTTGGTCGTTGACCATGTACGACGGCAAAACGCAGCTCCTGATCGAGAACCCAATCAATCGCTACCTGATAAATTCGCCCATGCTGCCGAACATGAAGACGAACGCGGATGGGTCGCTAACACTTTACATCCAGAACAAATCGCCCGGTGCCGATAAGGAAGCCAACTGGCTGCCGGCTCCAAACGGCACGATCTATCTGGTCATGCGGCTCTACTGGCCGAAGGCCGAAGCGCCTTCGATCTTGCCCCCGGGTGAAGGGACTTGGCAGCCACCTGCGATCGCACGGGCGACATAG
- a CDS encoding recombinase family protein, with protein sequence MVEAVSYIRTSSAANIGADKDSEPRQRVAIAGFAKRAGFALVGEFTDQAVRGADPIETRPGFSALLDRIESNGVRVVIIEDGSRFARQLMTQELGLIALITRGVRVLTASGDDLTDDSDPSRTMMRQIAGAFHQYEKARLVAKLKGARDRKRASGVGRAQGRKTLAERDPEMVKLARQLHRPDPNKRPISLRKVSVALAEHGYRNSSGAMFSASSVARMLE encoded by the coding sequence TTGGTCGAGGCGGTTTCGTACATCCGTACATCGTCGGCCGCCAACATCGGCGCGGACAAGGACAGCGAGCCGAGGCAGCGCGTGGCGATTGCGGGCTTTGCCAAGCGCGCAGGGTTCGCCCTGGTCGGCGAGTTCACCGATCAAGCTGTGCGCGGTGCCGATCCCATCGAGACGCGGCCGGGCTTCTCTGCCCTATTGGATCGCATCGAGTCCAACGGGGTCCGCGTCGTCATCATCGAGGACGGCAGCAGGTTCGCGCGCCAGCTCATGACGCAGGAACTCGGTCTCATCGCTCTCATCACACGCGGTGTTCGTGTGCTCACCGCATCGGGCGACGATCTCACCGACGACAGCGATCCGTCACGCACGATGATGCGGCAGATCGCAGGCGCATTTCACCAATACGAAAAGGCCCGGCTGGTCGCGAAGCTGAAGGGCGCGCGGGATCGCAAGCGGGCGTCCGGCGTCGGTAGGGCTCAAGGTCGCAAGACATTGGCTGAACGCGATCCCGAGATGGTGAAGCTGGCCCGGCAACTGCACCGGCCTGATCCGAACAAGCGGCCGATCTCGCTCCGCAAGGTCTCGGTCGCGCTTGCCGAGCACGGCTACCGCAACTCCAGCGGCGCGATGTTCTCCGCATCGTCCGTCGCACGGATGCTCGAATAG
- a CDS encoding DUF5681 domain-containing protein, which yields MSDTASADEKQRPAHWFKPGQSGNPAGRQRGSRNRLADSFVADLAAAWNEHGEAALKACALEHPEKFVRVVADLMPRTLDLNIAVDVVAFADRFARAAELLGNIDTPKPRKALPNQPPKVIEHGG from the coding sequence ATGAGCGACACTGCATCAGCAGACGAGAAGCAGCGGCCCGCGCACTGGTTCAAGCCGGGGCAAAGCGGAAACCCTGCCGGACGTCAGCGCGGAAGCCGCAACCGTTTGGCCGACAGCTTTGTCGCCGACTTGGCTGCGGCCTGGAACGAGCATGGCGAGGCCGCGCTGAAGGCATGTGCGCTGGAACACCCGGAAAAGTTCGTTCGCGTCGTCGCCGATCTGATGCCGCGAACGCTCGATCTCAACATCGCGGTCGATGTCGTCGCGTTCGCTGATCGGTTTGCGAGGGCGGCTGAGTTGCTGGGCAACATCGACACGCCGAAACCCCGCAAGGCTTTGCCGAACCAACCGCCGAAGGTGATCGAACATGGCGGTTAG
- a CDS encoding PadR family transcriptional regulator, with protein sequence MAKAKEPRLSAKGLKVLHTFFDAGNRELSGADIAERTGILSGTLYPLLIRFKSAGWLKDRWEDDDPVELGRPKRRYYKLTAAGQTAYRENAPTVAPNGGLAWA encoded by the coding sequence ATGGCCAAAGCGAAAGAACCGCGCCTCAGCGCAAAGGGACTGAAAGTGCTTCACACGTTTTTCGATGCCGGGAACCGCGAGCTGTCCGGCGCTGATATTGCGGAGCGCACCGGCATCCTGTCCGGCACGCTCTATCCGCTCTTGATCAGGTTTAAGTCCGCCGGGTGGCTGAAAGATCGATGGGAGGACGATGACCCAGTCGAACTCGGACGCCCGAAACGTAGGTATTACAAGCTAACTGCGGCCGGTCAGACGGCCTACCGCGAGAATGCGCCCACCGTTGCGCCGAATGGGGGCCTCGCGTGGGCGTAA
- a CDS encoding molybdopterin-binding protein — translation MKTAQRLPASLTALDAALAALLDGLEPIAAAELPLAEALGCVAADMAPVGAYPSRNVALADGWALRASDLVGAFAYAPLPLTSAAHWVDAGDPIPDGCDCVIDADGVDQQGPIPQVVTEALPGYGVRRCGADFPDGFTIVPGMPLHPLDILFARASGLEKMKVRRPRLRVVNVPATSGDIGTAQLIQEVARRDGADVTSATAKSRDAASIAAELEPMGFDLLITIGGSGVGRTDASVLAIGQRGDVVAHGLALRPGATSAIGRIERTPVIALSGSAADAMAAWWTLGLPVLDRLSGRKPRETTTLPLARKLASSVGITEIALLERDGGSWLPLALADLPFRAILQASAWLAVPGNSEGFAAGTPVSAYILR, via the coding sequence ATGAAAACCGCCCAACGCTTGCCGGCTTCGCTCACGGCGCTCGATGCGGCTCTCGCCGCGCTCCTCGACGGTCTCGAACCGATCGCGGCCGCAGAACTGCCGTTGGCTGAAGCGCTCGGCTGTGTGGCGGCCGATATGGCGCCGGTCGGGGCGTATCCATCGCGAAACGTCGCCCTGGCTGACGGTTGGGCGTTGCGCGCCAGCGATCTGGTGGGTGCGTTCGCCTATGCGCCGCTCCCATTGACCTCGGCGGCCCATTGGGTCGATGCCGGCGATCCAATTCCCGATGGCTGCGATTGCGTGATCGATGCCGACGGCGTCGACCAACAAGGCCCGATTCCGCAGGTCGTGACTGAAGCCCTGCCGGGGTACGGTGTGCGTCGATGCGGCGCCGATTTTCCGGACGGCTTCACGATCGTCCCGGGCATGCCGCTTCACCCACTTGACATCCTGTTTGCCCGCGCGTCCGGGCTTGAGAAAATGAAGGTGCGTCGGCCGAGGTTGCGCGTGGTCAATGTACCCGCAACCAGCGGAGACATCGGAACGGCGCAGCTCATTCAGGAAGTCGCGCGACGCGACGGCGCCGACGTGACTTCCGCCACTGCAAAATCGCGCGACGCCGCCTCGATCGCTGCCGAACTGGAGCCGATGGGCTTCGATCTTTTGATTACGATCGGCGGCTCCGGCGTCGGCCGCACCGACGCGAGCGTCCTCGCAATCGGCCAACGCGGTGATGTTGTTGCTCATGGTCTTGCTCTGAGACCCGGCGCGACGTCAGCGATCGGCAGGATCGAAAGAACCCCGGTCATCGCGCTGTCCGGTTCGGCCGCTGACGCGATGGCAGCGTGGTGGACACTGGGACTTCCTGTGCTGGATCGACTGTCCGGACGGAAGCCCCGGGAAACCACGACCCTGCCGTTGGCGCGCAAACTTGCTTCCAGCGTTGGAATTACCGAAATCGCCCTTCTCGAGCGAGACGGCGGCAGTTGGCTGCCGCTGGCGCTGGCGGATCTTCCGTTCAGGGCTATCCTGCAGGCCAGTGCATGGCTGGCGGTCCCAGGAAACAGCGAAGGATTTGCGGCGGGAACACCGGTCAGCGCCTATATCCTGCGTTAA
- a CDS encoding molybdopterin biosynthesis protein, with the protein MTETSLPKGRNSIDQDQFLTILSREEAMARFEAALFPRELSIEQRKLAETLGCTLARDIFSPIDVPPFDRSNVDGFAVRSTDLASAAEFAPVQLTLNEEVIACGTAPTHPVLPKTATPIATGGPIPRGADAVVMVEHTQLLGVRAIEVRRAASPGQFVSFAGSDIARGEALLRAGTAIGSREIGMLAACGIAEVPVARSVRVAVISTGDELVQPGEALRPAAIYDSNGAIVAAAIDENGGNAVFWGAVPDDEQQLEATMQRALAESDMVVLSGGTSKGAGDVTHRIIARLGQPGIICHGVALKPGKPLCLAVCKDKPVVILPGFPTSAMFTFHDMIVPILRRMAALPPRADATVTAKVPVRIASELGRTEFVMVSLVDGADGLIAYPSGKGSGAITSFSQADGFLRIDALADQMPAGSEAEVTLFTPHVRVPDLVIVGSHCTGLDLVTAPLAHAGLTVRSIAVGSLGGLAAAKRGECDLAPIHLLDDKTGTYNTPFLSAGLELVPGWRRMQGIVFKKGDQRFEGLSAEQAVRAAIADPSCIMVNRNHGAGTRILIDRLLGEARPDGYWNQPRSHNAVAAAVAQGRADWGMTIAPVARASDLGFIPFAEEHYDFAVVTARKHRPAVQAFLSALASHQTRAALESAGFRPA; encoded by the coding sequence ATGACCGAGACATCGTTGCCGAAGGGCCGCAACAGCATCGATCAGGATCAGTTCCTGACGATCTTGTCGCGTGAGGAAGCGATGGCGCGTTTTGAAGCCGCGTTGTTTCCACGGGAATTATCCATCGAGCAAAGGAAGCTTGCGGAGACGTTGGGTTGCACGCTGGCGAGAGATATTTTCTCACCGATCGACGTACCGCCGTTCGACCGTTCAAACGTTGACGGATTTGCGGTCCGCTCGACTGATCTCGCTTCGGCGGCGGAATTCGCGCCGGTGCAACTGACCTTGAACGAAGAAGTCATTGCGTGCGGCACGGCTCCGACCCATCCGGTCCTGCCTAAAACAGCGACGCCGATCGCAACCGGGGGGCCAATTCCGCGCGGCGCCGATGCTGTTGTGATGGTGGAGCATACCCAGCTCTTGGGGGTTCGCGCGATCGAAGTGCGCCGCGCCGCTTCACCGGGACAGTTCGTGTCATTTGCAGGGTCCGATATCGCTCGCGGCGAAGCGCTTTTGCGGGCTGGCACAGCGATCGGGTCGCGGGAGATCGGTATGCTTGCGGCCTGCGGAATTGCCGAGGTCCCGGTTGCGCGGAGCGTGCGCGTCGCGGTGATCTCGACCGGCGACGAGTTGGTCCAGCCCGGAGAGGCATTGCGACCCGCAGCGATCTACGACAGCAATGGAGCCATTGTAGCCGCGGCGATCGACGAGAATGGTGGCAACGCGGTGTTTTGGGGCGCCGTACCCGACGACGAACAACAGCTCGAAGCGACGATGCAGCGGGCGCTCGCCGAAAGCGACATGGTCGTGCTGTCGGGCGGGACCTCGAAAGGAGCAGGCGATGTCACTCACCGCATTATCGCGCGCCTTGGCCAGCCCGGGATTATCTGCCACGGGGTTGCGCTCAAACCGGGCAAGCCCCTTTGCCTGGCCGTGTGTAAGGATAAGCCGGTGGTGATCCTGCCGGGCTTTCCGACCTCGGCCATGTTCACCTTCCACGACATGATCGTGCCGATACTTCGGCGCATGGCCGCCCTCCCGCCGCGCGCGGACGCGACGGTTACGGCAAAAGTGCCGGTGCGGATTGCCTCCGAACTCGGGCGCACCGAATTTGTCATGGTCTCGCTAGTCGACGGCGCTGACGGCCTGATTGCCTATCCGTCCGGCAAGGGATCAGGAGCCATTACATCCTTCTCGCAGGCTGACGGCTTCTTACGGATCGACGCACTGGCTGACCAAATGCCGGCCGGCAGCGAGGCTGAAGTGACCCTGTTCACCCCGCATGTACGAGTACCCGACCTCGTCATTGTGGGCAGCCACTGCACGGGCCTCGATCTCGTCACGGCGCCGTTGGCGCATGCCGGTCTTACGGTGCGTTCGATTGCGGTTGGCAGCCTCGGCGGGCTGGCGGCGGCGAAACGCGGCGAGTGCGATCTTGCGCCAATCCACCTGCTCGACGACAAGACCGGAACCTACAACACGCCTTTTCTGAGCGCGGGGCTCGAGCTGGTGCCGGGCTGGCGGCGGATGCAGGGGATCGTGTTTAAAAAAGGCGATCAGCGTTTTGAAGGTTTGAGCGCCGAACAGGCCGTGCGAGCCGCGATCGCCGACCCCAGCTGCATCATGGTCAATCGCAACCACGGCGCTGGCACGCGCATCCTGATTGACCGCCTGCTCGGCGAAGCGCGCCCGGATGGGTACTGGAACCAGCCGCGATCGCATAATGCAGTCGCGGCCGCGGTGGCGCAGGGACGCGCCGATTGGGGCATGACCATCGCGCCGGTCGCTCGCGCATCGGATCTTGGCTTTATCCCTTTCGCCGAGGAACATTATGATTTTGCGGTTGTCACGGCGCGCAAACACCGACCAGCGGTACAGGCCTTCCTCAGCGCCCTCGCCTCGCACCAAACTCGTGCAGCACTCGAGAGCGCCGGCTTCAGACCGGCATGA